Sequence from the Chthoniobacterales bacterium genome:
GTATTGCACGATCTCGCCGAGGTTGAGCGTGCCGGTGACCATGAACACGGGAATGACGGACAGCCCGAGCGACAACTCGTAGGAGATCATCTGCGAACTGGAGCGGATGCCGCCGAGGAACGGATATTTCGAGTTCGACGACCATCCGGCGAGGACGATGCCGTAAACACCGAGCGAGGAAACCGCGAAGACCCACAGGATGCCGATGTCGAGGTTGGCGATGACCATCGGCACGCCGAACAGTGTGCTGCCGAAGGGAAGCACCGCCAGCACAAGAAGTGCGGGGATCATGGCCAGACTCGGCGCGATGCTGAAATAGAACTTGTTCACGCCGGCCGGGACGAAATTTTCCTTGAGCAGGAGTTTCACGCCGTCGGCGATCGGTTGGATGAGTCCCGCCCAGCCGACGCGGTTGGGCCCGACGCGGTCCTGGATGAAGGCGCTGACTTTGCGCTCCGCCCACACCGAGTAGGCGACCATGGTCAGCACGATGCCCAAGATGACGGAGGTCTTGAGGACCGAAGTCCAGACGAGGAAAACCTCGGGTTGCAGGAAAAAGTCGAAGGCCGGCATGGGTCGGTCGCGGCGGCACGGCCGCGGAAGAGAGGAGTTAAAGGCGCGGAGTGCGCGGCTTCAATCCCAAACCGGCGCCCGGCTCCCGCCGCATCAGATTTGGAGCGAGGCCTGCTGCGGGGCGGGAGCGGCTTCTTCCAGCGCCATGTAGCAGGCGCGTTCTTGCAGGGTGCCGAGGATTTCCGGGTCCTGCTCGTCGAACCGGCCGATATTGAGTTCTGCCTGGAGCAGCCCGCCTTTGTCCACCGTGATCGAGCGGGCGTGCACCTCGCCGCGGAGGAAGCCGCGTTTGAGGATGCGCAGGGTGCCGTTGCAATAGATGCGCGCGGTGAGCTTGCCGCGCACCACCATGTCGTGCACGCGGATCGGGTGGGCGATTATGACATCGGCCCCTTTTTCGACCCGCACGCGCCGCGAGCCGATCTCGCAGTTGAGGCGTCCCGTGGTGCTGATCTTTGTCTCGCCGTCGCAGAAAATTTTCCCGGCGGCGCCGCCGCCGATGTCCGCATTGCCGCAGATGGTGAGCTGGTTGTTGAGGTAGCCGAATTTTTTGATCACGAGGTTGCCGCGGGTGCGGACGACGCGGCTCATGCGCTTTTCGACGATGACATCGTAGAGGTCGATGTGCGCGTTGCAGTTCGGGCAGGAGGTGGAGGAGGCGAGCCGCGGCACCTCGTGGATGCGCCCGCATTCGTGGCACCGCACGCGCTTGAATTCCGGCGGCCGCCAGCGCTCGTAGTATTCGCGCAGCTTGCCGATTTGCGGTTCGTAGCGAAGCAGCCACGGTTCGGCCGCCTTGAGCGCGCGCTTTTTCAGCGGTTCAAGCCGCGCCGCCAAGGGCGCGAGGCGCGCGGCCCAAGTCCTGGCCGCGACCGCCGGCGCTGGCGGTTTGCCCGCCAGCTCGAAATGCTGCCCGCAGGAGCGGCAGAAAGTGCTTATGACACCCGGCGATTCCTGCTGGGTGGCCCCGCACTCCGGGCAGGTGACCGCCTGTTTGGCGATGCGCGGCGGCATGGCGCGCACGCCCTCAGATCAGGCCTTTTTTCTGCTCGGGGGCGCCGGACGGACGCGAGCTGTCGGTGCGCGGCAGCGCGGACTTGTTCGGGCTGACTTCCGATTTGCCCACGAACGTGGCGCCGTCCTCGATGATGATGCGGCCGGCGCGAAGGTCGCCGAGGAGCTGGGCCGTGGCCTTGAGTTCCACGCGCTCGGCAGCCTCGATGTTGCCTTGAACGGAGCCGTGGATGATCACCGCTTTCGATTTCACTTCGCCCTGCACATGGGCGCTTTTGCCCACGGTGAGGGTGGCGTTGGATTGGATTTCTCCCTCGATTTTGCCGTCGAAAACGAGGTCGTTCTGGAATTTCAGGGTGCCTTTGACTTCGACGTCGCTGGAAAGGTGGTTGCGGTTGCCGCCGGTAGATGTGTCGCTCATGGGATTCACTAAGTTGCTAAGGTTCATGTTGGATTGAACCTCCAAGTTAAAGTTTCGGCGCGGGGTGTCAAAACGAAAGCAGCCGCGTGTGGTGTTGCATTCAAACCAGGACAAAAGTGTGCGGTCAAAGCAGGACAGGGTTGTTGGAGGTATCAGGCTGGGTTTTCGAGGCGCAGGAGGAGGACTGGGCGGGTGTTTTTGCGTGGAGGATGGAGCAAGACCGAGCAGGAGCCGTCGGGATGCAGGCATCGGGTGACCAGGGTGGCCGGAGGTTGTTCCAGGCGCAGGCGCTGGGAGCCGATGGCGATGCGGCCATCGGAGCCGACACGGGTCTGGGAGCGTTGGCTGAAGACGTAGGGCCACCAAGGGCACTTGGGGGCGGGAAGCAAGGCGCAGCGGCCTTGCTTTTTGGCGAGGTTCCAAGCGGCTTGGGGCGTGGAGCGGATCTCGCGATGGATCTCGCGCCGGTTGCGATGATCACGCAAGGAGTCGATCCAAGTGTTGGCCTCCGGCAGGGTGGAGACGTGTTCGGCGGCGAAGAGTGCCGGCAGGCGTTTTTGCCAGTAGCCGTGAGCGCGTTCGATTTTGCCTTTGGCTTGGGGCGTGGGGGCAAAGCGCAGGCTGACTTCGTAGAAGTGCAGGGCGGCGCCGAGTTGGGTGAAGGCCTCTGGAGTGTGGGCGAAGAAAAAGGAGTGGTAATCGACGTAAAGGGCCAGCGGCAGGCCGAAGCAACGGAACGCGCCGCAGAGCAGGTCAAAGTGAGCCAGCAAGGTCTCGCGCGGGTAGAGCCGCGCGGCGGGAATGAGGCCGGCTGTGGTCGTCGATGAGTTCCAAGAGAACCGGCTGGTGGTCTCGGTGGGCAAACCAGCGATGGGGTGAAGCATCGTATTGCCAGAGCTGGCCGATCTGGGCGACTTGCCAGCGGCGCACGGGCTTGGGGTGGGTTTTGTAGCGGGTGTCTGGAGCGAGGTTCTCTCGTAAAGCAAACCTGCGGACGGAGGCCCGATCCAAGCGCCGGTTGTGGCGGCGCAGGACCTCGGAGGCGGCGAAGCTGTAGGAGACCGGTGGGCGGGCCCCGAGCAGTTTGTGCAAGAGCTCGATGACGTTGGCTGGCCAGTCTTGCCGATGATCTCCGCCGGAGCGGCCGGGGACCCAGCGCGCTTGGCGCCGCTCGGCGCAGGCCCGCAGGTAGGCGCTGTAGAGGACGTAAAACCTGCTGCGGCTCACACCCAACTCGCCAGCCGCCTGACGTGCATCGATCAGATCGCGGCGAAAACGGGCGAAGACATCACGGATAAAAGGCCCGGCGTGGCGAGCCGACAACTGCTGGTATTTTTTTCATCAGCCCGAACCTACCCCACCACGGACTCGCAAGCGCGCAATTTGCTCCGCCTGCGCTACGCTCCGGCTCCGCAAATTGCGCGCTGTCCTGGTTTGATCGCACACTGTCCTGGTTTGACCGCACACTGTCTCGGTTTGATCGCACCGCGACAAACGAAAGCAGCCGCGGCCGTCAGCCGGCGAGTTCCTCCGCGGGGTAGGTCCAAATTTCGCTCAGTGTCGGATGGTAATGGGGCGTGCGTGCGAATTCGGCCGCCGTGGCCCGGTAGCGCATGGCGACCACCACCTCGTGGATCAGCTCCGAGGCATGCGGACCGACCACCGCCCCGCCGACCAGTTCCCCCGTTTTCCGGTCGGCGATCAACTTCACCGCGCCGTCGATTTTGCCCTGCACCAGCGATTTCCCGTGATCGTCGAACGGATACGAGGCCGCGGCGACGTCCATGCCGAGTTCCCGCGCCTCGCGCTCTGTCAGCCCGACCATGGCGGCTTCCGGTTGGGTGAACACGGCGAACAGGCGAAGCCGGTAGTCCGTCGTCTCGAGCGCTTCGCCCGATCCGCGCAACAAGCGCGCCGCATTGCGGGCGGCGATTTCACCCTGTTCGATGGCGATGTGGACAATCTCCAGTTTCCCGGTCACGTCGCCGGCGCCGAAAATGTGCGGCACGGCGGTCTGTTGCGTGTCGCTTGTTGCAAGTGGACGGCCGGCGGCGGCCTCGATCCCCGCCGCGGGCAAATCAAGTCCTCCCGTGGCGGCATCGCGGCCGAGGGCGAGCAGGATCTCCCGGGCTTCGAGCGTCTCTTCGCGGTCTTCGTGGCCGATGCGAACCCACTTGCCGCGCGGACCTCTTCCGGCGGAAATAATTTTGCATCCGGTGACAAACTTCGTCCCGTGGCGTTCCATGCCGCGCTGCACGGCATCGGCCACGTCCGCGTCCATCGAGCTGAGGATCTGCCTGCTGCGTTGCACCACCGTCACGCGCGATCCGAGTGCCGTGTGGTAATGCGCCATTTCCAGCGCCACGGGTCCCGCGCCGAGAACGATGAGCGATGCGGGCGGCCGCGGGTTGTCGAGCACGTCATCGCTGGTCAGGGGCTGTGCGTCGGCCAGTCCCGGGATGTCCGGATGACGGATCACCGATCCGGTGGCGACAATGATCGTGCGAGCGGATAGGTTATGCTCCGTTCCCTCCGCCTCCCTGACGCGGAGCGTGTGCGGGTCCGCGAACCGCGCATGCCCCCGGATCAGCTGGAATTGCCCGTTCTCGAGCTGCTCCGCCCGGTAGCGGGCGAATTCCGCCACCAGGCGTTTTTTGCGGGCGATGATTTTTTCGCCGTCGAAAGAAATGTCCTTTGCGTGCAGGCCGAATTCTTCCGCTTCTTTCATTTCCAGCATGCGGTTGGCCGACTCGATGAGCGTCTTGCTCGGCATGCAGCCGCGGAGGATGCAGAGGCCGCCCAGTTCCGCGGAGCCGTCGATGACGGCGGTGCGCAGGCCTTCGCGGCTTGCAGTGCGCGCGGCGGCATAACCTGCGCTCCCGCCACCGATCACCACCAGGTCGAAATCACTCATCGCGCACTTTATAGACCCGGAAAAACCGGTTGGCGAACACCGGCTCCAGGAACACCGGCACATTGCGCGCGTCTGCCAAGCGCGTGATCAGCGGATTCTGCGGCGGCGGAACGCCGAGCAGCGTTGCCGACGTCGGGACCACCCGCTCGGGCGTATCGGTCACAACGTATTTCACTTTGCGCAGTCCGAGCAGGGCCGCGGCCACGTGGTCGTCGTCGGACAAAAAGAAGCGCGCCGCGTCCGTGCTTCCGGGCAAACTTTGGTGCGAGGTGCCGGCGACGGCGGGTTGTCCGCTCGAGCGAGCCAACGCCGGCGAGATCCACCACGGGGCGAGCACGCCACCGCGCGGTTGCTGGCGGAGAAAAGCGGCGATCTGGTCCACATATGCCGCCTCCGCGATTTTTTCGGAGCGCAGCATTTGCTCGCGCGGTGAAGGAAAGAGCCGCATTTCCCACGCCGCCGCGACGGGCCAGAGGCTCGCGACGAAGGCCGTCCACGCGACCCACTTTTTGCCGGGCAGTCTCAGCAGCCATGGCAGCGAGAGACAAAAAACCGCGGCCAGCCACGGGCTCCAACGCGCCTGCCATCCGGTGAGCGCCGTGACGACCGCGAGCAGCACGAGACACATCAGCGCCAACGGGTCGCGCTTTTTGAAATAATCCCAGCCGAGAAGAAGCGGCGCGGGCGCGAGCAGCCATCCGGTCCATGCAAACATGGCGCGCGGGCCGGCGGGTTGCAGTTCCCCGAGCATGGATGCCCAGCGCGGAAAAAACGCGCGCACTTCGTTGCCCGGCCAAGGGATCCGGAAGCCTTCGAGTGCCCACGCCCCGAGCGCGATGCCTGCGGCGAGAACCAGCGCCCGGCGCCACGCCATGGGCCGACCGCCCCGGCGCAGCGCCAACCCGCGGGCGATTTCCTGGGCAGCAAGGAGGATCAGCGGCTCGAACCACGAAACCCACAAGGCCAATCCCCAGGCGATTCCCGCACACCATGCCCACCCCGGCTTTCCGGTTTTCACGAATGCGAATCCCGCCGCAAGCGCCACGGTCGTCAGCGCCACCAGCAACGATTGATGGTCCGGGCGCCCGAAGGCAAAGGCGTGCGTCAAAGCCGGCGAAATGCAAAACAACAGCAGCGTTGGCCAGCGCGGATTCAGGTCGAGCGCGCGTGACCACGACCACAGGAAAACAAGCGCCAGCAAGCCGAGCAGCGGCGAAATCCACGCGCCGGCAAGATCGAGCGGCCGGAGCACCAGTCCGAGCAGAACAATGAGATGATCCATCGGCGCCGTGGTGTGCGGCACGGTGCCCTCCGGATGGTTTTCGAAATCATGTGCGCGGATGATCGTGCCCGGTGCATGCTGAACCATCGCTGCGCGCTGCATGCGGCTGTGGCAATCGCCGTCGGCAAAAACGACCATCGTCCCGCCGTCAGGCCGCGGCACCAGGACCTCATCACGGTTCCACGTCGCGGCGCCAAGGAAGATCGCGACGAGCAATCCGATTTCGAGCCATCTTGGCCTGAGCCTGATCGCAAATGGCCGGGCGCTATCCATGGTGGCGGTGTTTATGACGGGAAAATCGGTTTTACGGAGCAAAAAAGGCTGGAGCGTGGCGCCGGGCGGGATAGCTTCTCTGGACGCACGGGCTGACCCGGGCGCATCCCGGGAAAGCACGATTTTTATGGCGTCAAAAGCGAAGGAAAACGAGGAAGAGAAAGCGGCCAAAGGCGTGGAATACGGCGCGGCGCAGATCGACAAACTCGAAGGCTTGGAGGCCGTGCGCAAGCGGCCGGGGATGTATATCGGCTACACCGACGAGCGCGGTTTGCACCACTGCGTTTACGAGGTTCTCGACAACTCCATCGACGAGCATCTGGCCGGCTTCTGCACGCGCATCGACGTGACCATCCACGCCGACGGCTCCTGCTCCATCCGCGACAACGGCCGCGGCATCCCGGTGGACATGCATCCCAAGTGGAAGATCCCGGCGATCGAGCTGGTGCTCACCAACCTGCACGCCGGCGGCAAATTCGGCCAGGGCGCCTACAAATTCAGCGGCGGCCTCCACGGCGTCGGCGCCAAGTGCGTCAACGCGCTCTCCGAGTGGTTCAAGGCCGAGGTTTACCGCGACGGGAAGGTCTATTTCATGTCGTTCGCCCGCGGCAAAACGACGCAGCAGCTCAAAGTCCTCAGCGAACTCAAAAACAAGAAGCAGACCGGCACGCTCATCACGTTTCTCCCCGACAACGAGATTTTCACCACGACGGAATTCGTTTTCGAGCGCCTCGGTGCGCGCCTGCGCGAGCTGGCCTTCCTCAACTCCGGCCTCGAGATCCGCCTCACCGACGAGCGTGTCGAGGGCGACCCCAAACAGAGCATTTTTATCTACAAGCTCGGCATCGAGGAATTCGTCAAGGAACTCGGCGAGAGCAAGCAGGTCATCCACCCCAAAGTCATCAAGCTCGCAGGCGCGCGGAAGACCAAGATGAAGAACAAGGACGGCAACGACGTCGAGGAAGACGTCTTCGTCGACTGCGTGCTGCAATACAACGACAGCTATACCGACCAGATCCTTTGCTTCACCAATTCGATCCCGAACCCCGACGGCGGGACGCACATGACCGGGTTCCGCTCGGCCCTCACGCGCGCGATCAACCAATACTCCAAGGCCAACAACCTCGCGAAGGAAAAGGACCCCGCCATCACCGGCGACGATGTGCGCGAGGGCCTCATCTGCGTGCTCAGCCTCAAGCACCCCGATCCCAAGTTCGAGAGCCAGACCAAGGTCAAGCTCGTCAATCCCGAGGTGGACGGCATCGTCAGCTCGATCGTTTACGAGGGGCTGATGGATTTCTTCGAGACCAACCCTCCAGTCGCGAAAAAAGTTTTCGAGAAGGCGATCACCGCCGCCCGCGCCCGCGAGGCCGCCCGCAGAGCCCGCGAGACCGTGCGCAAGAGCGCGCTCACCGGCGGCGGATTGCCCGGCAAGCTGGCCGACTGCTCCGAGCGCGACCCGTCGCTCACCGAACTCTTCATCGTCGAGGGCGACTCGGCAGGCGGTTCGGCCAAGCAGGGGCGCGACCGCCGTTTCCAGGCGATCCTTCCGATCCGCGGCAAGCTGATCAACGTGGAGAAAGCGCGCTTGGACAAGGTGCTGCAGAACACCGAAATCCAGACCATGATCACCGCCGTCGGCACCGGTATCGGCGACGGCGACCAGGAAGGCGCGTTCAACTTCGGGAAATTGCGTTACGGTCGCATCATCATCATGACCGACGCCGACGTGGACGGCTCGCACATCCGCACGCTGCTGCTCACGTTTTTCTACCGCCAGATGACCGAGTTGGTCCGTCGCGGTTGCGTCTATATCGCCCAGCCGCCGCTCTACCAGATCAAGCGCAAGAAACGCGAGGAATACGTCGATGACGACGCCCAGCTCACCAAGATCCTCATTTCGCTCGGCGCGGAGGACGTCAAACTCGTCCACCTGAAAAACAAAAAAACCTTCACCGAGACGCAGCTCAAAGAAATCCTCGAACTCCTCGAGCGCCTCAACAAGCACAGCAACGCGATCAAGCGCCTCGGCGGGGATTTCGAGAGCTACCTCGAGGCGCGCGACGACAAAACCGGGAAGCTGCCCGAGTATCTGGTCAAGATCCGCGACGGCAACACGGAGTCCGTCGAATATTTCCACGACGAGAGCGAGTTGCAGACTTTCGCGAAAAACAACAGCGACCTCAATCTTTTCGAGGAGGAGGCGCCGGAAACCCCCAACGGAGAAAGCGCGCCGAAGGAAAAGGACACCGGCGCCCGCCGCCGCCGCGCGCGACTCGTCGAGATCCACGAGTCCACGGGCGTGGACAAGCTGATCAATGAACTCTCCAAGAAGGGCCTCGACATCGACCACTATTCGGCCACCGACAAGCCCATCTTCCACCTTGTCGAAGGCGAGGGGGATCGCGAGACAAGGCACGAGATTTTCGCCATCCCGCGCATTCTCGAACTGGTCAAGGAGATCGGCCGCCGCGGCGTGCAGATCAAACGGTTCAAAGGCCTCGGTGAAATGAACGCCAAAGAGCTTTTCCAGACGACGATGGACCCCGAGAAACGCCGGCTCCTTCGCGTCAAACTCGACGAAACCAACGCCGTCGAGGCCGACAAAATGTTCACCGTCCTCATGGGCGACGTGGTCGAACCGCGCCGCCATTTCATCGAGGACAATGCCCTCAACGTCCGCAACCTCGACATCTAAGAAATCCGATCCCATGCCTCCCAAAGCCGCCGAATCCAAAGCCGAACCCGTCGCCGACAAAGCTGCCGCGCAACGCAACAAGAACCTCGACCTTGCCCTGCAGCAGATCGCCAAGGATTACGGCGACGGCGCGATCATGCGCCTCGGCGACCATTCGACGGCCGACATCGAAGTCATTCCCACGGGCAACATCATGATCGACCGCGCCCTCGGCGTGGGCGGTTTCCCGCGCGGCCGCATCATCGAGGTTTACGGCCCCGAGTCCTCGGGCAAAACGACGCTCACGCTCACCGTCATCGCCCAGGCGCAGAAGCGCGGCGGCCTGGCCGCCTTCATCGATGTCGAGCACGCGCTCGACCCGAAATACGCGCAGCGTCTCGGCGTGAACCTCGACGATCTCCTCGTGTCGCAGCCGAGTTCGGGCGAGGAAGCGCTCCGCATCTGCGAAACGCTCGTCCGCTCCAACGCGCTCGACGTCATCGTGCTCGACTCCGTTGCCGCGCTCGTGACCAAGCAGGAACTCGAAGGCGAAATCGGCGATTCGACCGTCGGCACGCAGGCCCGGTTGATGAGCGCGGCCATGCGCAAACTCACCGCATTGATTTCCAAAGCCCGCACCTGCTGCATCTTCACCAACCAGATCCGCGAAAAAATCGGTGTCATGTTCGGCAATCCCGAAACCACGCCCGGCGGCAAGGCGCTCAAATTCTATTCCTCGGTGCGCTGCGATATCCGCCGCATCGGCGCCATCAAGCAGGCCGACGGAGCCGTCACCGGCAACCGCACGCGCGTCAAGGTGGTGAAAAACAAAGTCGCCCCGCCGTTCACCGAAGCCGAGTTCGACATCATGTATAACGAGGGAATTTCCAATGTCGGTTCGCTCATCGACATCGCCCTGGAAAAAGGCGTGCTCGAAAAGCGCGGCAGCTGGCTCAGCTTCAAGGGCAACCAGCTTGCGCAGGGGCGCGACGCCGCCAAGGACGCGCTCAAATCCGACGAAAAGCTCTACAAGGAAATCGAAACCGCCACGCTCGCCGCCTTGAACGCGACGGAGGCGGCATAAGCCGCGATCGGCGCCGCGACAACCTGTAGCGTCGGCATCCTGCCGGCGAATACTCCGCTTACCACGACATGAACATCCACGAATACCAAGCCAAGGAACTGCTGACCAAGTTCGGCGCCGACAATCCGCGCGGATCGGTGGCGCGCACGCCCGCGGAGGCGGAAAAAGTCGCCCGCGAACTCGGCACCAACTCCATCGTGGTCAAAGCCCAGATCCACGCCGGCGGCCGCGGCAAGGGGACGTTCACCAACGGCTTCAAGGGCGGGGTCCAGCTCTGCAAGACCGCCGGCCAGGCCCGCGACATCGCCTCCAAGATGATCGGACAAACCTTGGTCACGCACCAGACCGGCCCCGAGGGGCGCGTGGTGAACCAGGTGCTTGTCGCCGAGTCGGTCGAGATCGAGAAGGAATTTTATTTCGCCATCCTCATGGATCGCGCGACGGGCGCTCCGGTCATCGTGGCCAGCCGCGAGGGAGGGATGGATATCGAGGAAGTCGCGGCCAAGAGTCCGGAAAAGATCATCCGCGAGCCGGTCGATCCGGCGTGGGGCCTCCAGCCCTACCAGACGCGCAAGCTCGCCCGGGAACTCGGCTTCGCCCCGTCGAAAATGCGCCCCGCCTGCAAGTTGTTCGCCGCGCTTTACCGCTGCTTCATCGCCTGCGATTGCTCGATGGTCGAGATCAACCCCCTCGTGCTCACCAAGGGCGGCGATGTGCTCGCGCTCGACGCCAAATTTTCCTTCGACGACAACGCCCTTTTCCGTCATCCGGAGATCGTCGCCCTGCGCGACGAGGCCGAGGAGGATCCGCGGGAGGTGGCCGCCGCCAAACATCACCTCAGCTATATCGGGCTCGACGGCAACATCGGCTGCATGGTCAACGGTGCGGGTCTCGCCATGGCCACGATGGACATCATCAAGCACCACGGCGGCGCGCCGGCCAACTTCCTCGACGTGGGCGGCGGGGCCAGCGAAGAGCAGGTCACCGAGGCGTTCAAAATCCTGCTCTCCG
This genomic interval carries:
- the recA gene encoding recombinase RecA produces the protein MPPKAAESKAEPVADKAAAQRNKNLDLALQQIAKDYGDGAIMRLGDHSTADIEVIPTGNIMIDRALGVGGFPRGRIIEVYGPESSGKTTLTLTVIAQAQKRGGLAAFIDVEHALDPKYAQRLGVNLDDLLVSQPSSGEEALRICETLVRSNALDVIVLDSVAALVTKQELEGEIGDSTVGTQARLMSAAMRKLTALISKARTCCIFTNQIREKIGVMFGNPETTPGGKALKFYSSVRCDIRRIGAIKQADGAVTGNRTRVKVVKNKVAPPFTEAEFDIMYNEGISNVGSLIDIALEKGVLEKRGSWLSFKGNQLAQGRDAAKDALKSDEKLYKEIETATLAALNATEAA
- the nuoH gene encoding NADH-quinone oxidoreductase subunit NuoH — encoded protein: MPAFDFFLQPEVFLVWTSVLKTSVILGIVLTMVAYSVWAERKVSAFIQDRVGPNRVGWAGLIQPIADGVKLLLKENFVPAGVNKFYFSIAPSLAMIPALLVLAVLPFGSTLFGVPMVIANLDIGILWVFAVSSLGVYGIVLAGWSSNSKYPFLGGIRSSSQMISYELSLGLSVIPVFMVTGTLNLGEIVQYQVENGWMVLPAWTGGASLEKLLLWIPMLISFAIFMVAMFAETNRLPFDLPEAEQELVGGYHTEYSSMRFALFFLGEYAAMIAGSGVIVTLFLGGWSLPFVPDGSQGWVWGLVNIGTFFAKIAAVIFFFLWVRWTLPRFRFDQLMKLGWYVFFEVALVNIFVTAGILAYLKS
- the sucC gene encoding ADP-forming succinate--CoA ligase subunit beta; this translates as MNIHEYQAKELLTKFGADNPRGSVARTPAEAEKVARELGTNSIVVKAQIHAGGRGKGTFTNGFKGGVQLCKTAGQARDIASKMIGQTLVTHQTGPEGRVVNQVLVAESVEIEKEFYFAILMDRATGAPVIVASREGGMDIEEVAAKSPEKIIREPVDPAWGLQPYQTRKLARELGFAPSKMRPACKLFAALYRCFIACDCSMVEINPLVLTKGGDVLALDAKFSFDDNALFRHPEIVALRDEAEEDPREVAAAKHHLSYIGLDGNIGCMVNGAGLAMATMDIIKHHGGAPANFLDVGGGASEEQVTEAFKILLSDPKVKAILVNIFGGIMKCDIIAQGVMNAAKALKLEIPLVVRLEGTNVEQGRKLLASSGLAVISAADLDDAAKQVVALARGK
- a CDS encoding polymer-forming cytoskeletal protein; the protein is MPPRIAKQAVTCPECGATQQESPGVISTFCRSCGQHFELAGKPPAPAVAARTWAARLAPLAARLEPLKKRALKAAEPWLLRYEPQIGKLREYYERWRPPEFKRVRCHECGRIHEVPRLASSTSCPNCNAHIDLYDVIVEKRMSRVVRTRGNLVIKKFGYLNNQLTICGNADIGGGAAGKIFCDGETKISTTGRLNCEIGSRRVRVEKGADVIIAHPIRVHDMVVRGKLTARIYCNGTLRILKRGFLRGEVHARSITVDKGGLLQAELNIGRFDEQDPEILGTLQERACYMALEEAAPAPQQASLQI
- the gyrB gene encoding DNA topoisomerase (ATP-hydrolyzing) subunit B, with amino-acid sequence MASKAKENEEEKAAKGVEYGAAQIDKLEGLEAVRKRPGMYIGYTDERGLHHCVYEVLDNSIDEHLAGFCTRIDVTIHADGSCSIRDNGRGIPVDMHPKWKIPAIELVLTNLHAGGKFGQGAYKFSGGLHGVGAKCVNALSEWFKAEVYRDGKVYFMSFARGKTTQQLKVLSELKNKKQTGTLITFLPDNEIFTTTEFVFERLGARLRELAFLNSGLEIRLTDERVEGDPKQSIFIYKLGIEEFVKELGESKQVIHPKVIKLAGARKTKMKNKDGNDVEEDVFVDCVLQYNDSYTDQILCFTNSIPNPDGGTHMTGFRSALTRAINQYSKANNLAKEKDPAITGDDVREGLICVLSLKHPDPKFESQTKVKLVNPEVDGIVSSIVYEGLMDFFETNPPVAKKVFEKAITAARAREAARRARETVRKSALTGGGLPGKLADCSERDPSLTELFIVEGDSAGGSAKQGRDRRFQAILPIRGKLINVEKARLDKVLQNTEIQTMITAVGTGIGDGDQEGAFNFGKLRYGRIIIMTDADVDGSHIRTLLLTFFYRQMTELVRRGCVYIAQPPLYQIKRKKREEYVDDDAQLTKILISLGAEDVKLVHLKNKKTFTETQLKEILELLERLNKHSNAIKRLGGDFESYLEARDDKTGKLPEYLVKIRDGNTESVEYFHDESELQTFAKNNSDLNLFEEEAPETPNGESAPKEKDTGARRRRARLVEIHESTGVDKLINELSKKGLDIDHYSATDKPIFHLVEGEGDRETRHEIFAIPRILELVKEIGRRGVQIKRFKGLGEMNAKELFQTTMDPEKRRLLRVKLDETNAVEADKMFTVLMGDVVEPRRHFIEDNALNVRNLDI
- a CDS encoding NAD(P)/FAD-dependent oxidoreductase, with amino-acid sequence MSDFDLVVIGGGSAGYAAARTASREGLRTAVIDGSAELGGLCILRGCMPSKTLIESANRMLEMKEAEEFGLHAKDISFDGEKIIARKKRLVAEFARYRAEQLENGQFQLIRGHARFADPHTLRVREAEGTEHNLSARTIIVATGSVIRHPDIPGLADAQPLTSDDVLDNPRPPASLIVLGAGPVALEMAHYHTALGSRVTVVQRSRQILSSMDADVADAVQRGMERHGTKFVTGCKIISAGRGPRGKWVRIGHEDREETLEAREILLALGRDAATGGLDLPAAGIEAAAGRPLATSDTQQTAVPHIFGAGDVTGKLEIVHIAIEQGEIAARNAARLLRGSGEALETTDYRLRLFAVFTQPEAAMVGLTEREARELGMDVAAASYPFDDHGKSLVQGKIDGAVKLIADRKTGELVGGAVVGPHASELIHEVVVAMRYRATAAEFARTPHYHPTLSEIWTYPAEELAG
- a CDS encoding polymer-forming cytoskeletal protein is translated as MSDTSTGGNRNHLSSDVEVKGTLKFQNDLVFDGKIEGEIQSNATLTVGKSAHVQGEVKSKAVIIHGSVQGNIEAAERVELKATAQLLGDLRAGRIIIEDGATFVGKSEVSPNKSALPRTDSSRPSGAPEQKKGLI